In Pseudobacter ginsenosidimutans, the following are encoded in one genomic region:
- a CDS encoding dihydrodipicolinate synthase family protein, with protein MKTEGLIAATFGTFREDGSLNLQVIPELVDKLVREGISGVFVCGTNGEGPNLTVEERMQVAEAYIAAADKRIKVWVHVGHTSISECRKLAAHAAQAGADAISSVAAFYFKPANVQQLVNSMAAIASAAPSLPFYYYHLPVLTGVAMDMVEFLRLGEDAIPNLAGIKYTAHTQHEFQACLNYKNGKFDVLYGYDEMLLGALMVGAKGAIGSTYTFAAPLYLRMMEAFKEKKLEEARDLQLQSVEMIRRFVKYSPIPAQRAITKMLGYDLGSCRLPLVSLTEKEYAHLQEMLNEIRFFDTLEKCTINNPQPAVH; from the coding sequence ATGAAAACAGAGGGATTAATTGCAGCCACATTCGGCACATTCAGAGAAGACGGATCACTGAATCTCCAGGTCATTCCTGAGCTGGTGGATAAGCTGGTGCGTGAAGGTATCAGTGGCGTATTTGTGTGCGGCACCAACGGAGAAGGGCCAAACCTCACAGTGGAAGAAAGAATGCAGGTGGCGGAAGCCTACATTGCAGCGGCCGACAAACGGATCAAAGTTTGGGTGCATGTAGGACATACATCCATCTCCGAATGCCGGAAACTGGCTGCACATGCGGCTCAGGCAGGTGCGGATGCTATTTCATCAGTAGCTGCATTTTACTTCAAACCTGCCAATGTGCAGCAACTCGTCAACAGCATGGCCGCCATCGCTTCTGCAGCGCCATCGCTTCCATTCTATTATTATCACCTGCCTGTGCTCACGGGCGTGGCTATGGACATGGTGGAATTCCTCCGTTTGGGAGAAGATGCCATTCCGAATCTTGCAGGCATCAAGTACACTGCCCATACACAACATGAATTCCAGGCCTGTCTGAACTATAAAAATGGAAAATTCGATGTGCTGTATGGATACGATGAAATGTTGCTCGGCGCCCTGATGGTGGGAGCAAAGGGAGCCATCGGAAGTACCTACACTTTTGCCGCGCCGCTTTATCTCCGCATGATGGAAGCGTTTAAGGAGAAAAAGCTGGAAGAGGCCAGGGACCTGCAATTGCAGTCGGTTGAAATGATCCGCCGTTTTGTGAAGTATTCACCCATTCCCGCGCAGCGCGCCATCACAAAAATGCTCGGTTATGATCTGGGTTCATGCAGGCTGCCACTGGTGAGCCTCACTGAAAAAGAGTACGCGCACCTGCAGGAAATGCTGAATGAAATTCGATTCTTCGATACACTCGAAAAATGTACAATCAACAACCCGCAACCGGCAGTGCATTGA
- a CDS encoding PKD domain-containing protein has translation MKRILVLIAITAVLGSCKKDKDMSITPDFTSDKQEVLAGETVNFSDLSAGPASRWKWTFQGGDPATSDLSGPAVKYMQPGTYEVTLEISNTANSATTKKTGFIKVGYNQLVVDFTASKTTALQGETITFTDKTTGIPSTWSWTFTPETGTPITSSEQSPGIKFDVPGIYTVKLATTNPEYSGEKTVEKMITIIDITAVTAEFGAVNTATWAGGEIQFEDESLGTVTGWTWTFDGGTPASSTDQHPKIKYNTPGRYKVKLVANNTSKNSTAEKEAYILVVPGTDLIGFFPFNNSYAEVGPGNAAITQTGAVGFANADRKGVTGNAGYFNGSAWLSTPSSNFDLGANNFSISVWMKSGGTARMMIWQESGKNGSGDNQSWLRMNDNATTQFLRFNTENPGSAIISMATEGKVNDDVWHHIVCVRDGLLTKVYIDGVKVKEMTTSAVKTVTGAGQLFKIGAQEGLTSMSNFYTGMIDDLIIYKRAFTDAEVSALFNL, from the coding sequence ATGAAAAGAATTTTGGTACTGATTGCCATCACCGCTGTTCTCGGTTCCTGTAAAAAGGACAAGGATATGAGTATCACGCCTGATTTCACTTCAGACAAGCAGGAAGTGCTGGCCGGGGAAACAGTCAATTTCTCCGATCTCTCTGCAGGTCCTGCTTCCAGATGGAAATGGACATTCCAGGGCGGTGATCCAGCTACCTCCGACCTCAGCGGCCCTGCTGTAAAATACATGCAGCCCGGTACATACGAGGTAACACTCGAGATCAGCAATACAGCCAACTCCGCCACTACCAAAAAAACTGGATTCATCAAAGTAGGGTATAATCAGCTGGTAGTGGATTTCACTGCCAGCAAAACAACTGCGCTGCAGGGTGAGACCATTACTTTCACAGATAAGACCACCGGCATTCCTTCCACCTGGAGCTGGACCTTCACGCCGGAAACAGGAACACCCATCACATCCTCAGAACAGAGCCCGGGTATCAAATTTGATGTACCTGGCATCTACACAGTAAAGCTGGCAACTACCAATCCTGAATACAGTGGCGAGAAAACAGTGGAGAAGATGATCACCATCATCGATATCACAGCTGTTACTGCTGAGTTTGGAGCAGTGAACACTGCTACCTGGGCAGGCGGCGAAATACAATTCGAAGATGAAAGTCTTGGCACCGTTACCGGCTGGACCTGGACCTTCGATGGAGGAACACCTGCAAGCTCAACCGATCAACATCCGAAAATAAAATACAATACACCCGGCAGGTACAAGGTGAAACTGGTGGCCAATAATACCAGCAAAAACTCCACCGCGGAAAAGGAAGCGTACATCCTGGTAGTTCCCGGAACGGACCTGATCGGCTTCTTTCCATTCAATAACAGTTACGCAGAAGTGGGCCCCGGCAATGCAGCTATTACTCAAACTGGTGCAGTAGGCTTCGCAAATGCAGACAGGAAAGGCGTTACAGGCAATGCCGGTTACTTCAACGGATCTGCATGGTTGAGTACCCCCAGCTCCAATTTCGATCTCGGCGCCAATAATTTTTCCATCAGTGTTTGGATGAAATCAGGAGGCACAGCCAGGATGATGATCTGGCAGGAGAGTGGAAAGAATGGCTCCGGCGACAATCAGAGCTGGTTGCGGATGAATGACAATGCCACCACCCAGTTCCTCCGCTTCAATACAGAGAATCCAGGTTCTGCCATTATCAGTATGGCCACTGAAGGAAAAGTGAACGACGATGTATGGCACCATATCGTTTGTGTACGCGATGGGCTGCTTACAAAAGTGTATATTGATGGAGTGAAAGTAAAAGAAATGACCACCAGTGCAGTGAAAACAGTTACCGGTGCAGGTCAGTTGTTCAAGATCGGCGCCCAGGAAGGATTGACGAGCATGAGCAATTTTTATACTGGAATGATCGATGACCTGATCATTTACAAAAGAGCTTTCACGGATGCTGAAGTATCGGCATTGTTCAATTTATAA
- a CDS encoding sialidase family protein, with amino-acid sequence MLKKFVIPFLLIVVLAGCRHGSQIGATENNKPVPVFEPGGEYASMRIPALVMSKKGTLMAFTEARIGTSSDWADMDLLLRRSTDNGKTWQPIQVIAPRKKGQPTNNPTPIVGEDGTVHLLFARDYARAYYTRSTDDGLTWTEPTDITEVFDGYKPSYNWNVVAPGPGHGIQLKNGRLLAPVWLAKSATTPKRVHHPSAVVTVFSDDNGITWQRGAMVADSSGDVKNPNESMAVQLNDGRVMLMMRNPGNPHRKSISCSEDGSSNWSRPVYNQDLFEIPCMASIVRVSEEKDGKGKNRIVFVNPDSEHIEKTPRRNLTAKLSYDEGKTFPVKRVLNPGASGYSDLAVGADGTIYCLYETNNSPGKDFKYTLVLQSFNIDWLTNGKDRLKK; translated from the coding sequence ATGTTGAAAAAGTTCGTTATTCCTTTTTTACTGATAGTTGTTTTAGCCGGTTGCAGGCATGGATCACAGATAGGTGCAACCGAAAACAACAAACCCGTACCTGTATTTGAACCTGGCGGTGAATATGCATCCATGCGCATTCCGGCCCTGGTGATGAGTAAGAAAGGAACCCTCATGGCCTTCACTGAGGCACGTATCGGAACCAGCAGCGACTGGGCCGATATGGACCTGCTGCTGCGCCGTAGTACCGATAATGGAAAGACCTGGCAACCCATCCAGGTGATCGCGCCAAGAAAGAAAGGACAGCCCACCAATAATCCAACGCCCATTGTTGGAGAGGATGGAACTGTACACTTACTGTTTGCGCGCGATTATGCGCGCGCTTACTATACCAGGTCAACCGATGATGGTCTTACCTGGACTGAACCCACAGACATCACCGAAGTATTCGATGGTTACAAACCCTCCTACAACTGGAATGTGGTGGCGCCGGGACCTGGTCATGGTATCCAGTTGAAAAATGGAAGATTGCTTGCGCCCGTATGGCTGGCGAAATCCGCTACCACACCCAAACGTGTGCATCATCCCAGCGCTGTGGTAACTGTGTTCAGCGATGATAATGGAATTACATGGCAACGCGGCGCTATGGTGGCCGACAGTTCCGGAGACGTGAAGAATCCCAACGAATCCATGGCCGTTCAACTCAATGATGGACGAGTGATGCTGATGATGCGGAATCCCGGAAACCCCCATCGCAAATCCATTTCCTGCAGTGAAGATGGCAGCAGCAACTGGAGCAGGCCGGTATACAACCAGGATCTCTTCGAAATCCCCTGCATGGCAAGCATTGTACGCGTATCGGAGGAAAAAGATGGAAAAGGGAAAAACAGGATCGTGTTTGTGAACCCCGATAGTGAACATATCGAAAAAACACCGCGCCGCAACCTCACTGCCAAACTCAGCTACGATGAAGGAAAAACATTTCCCGTCAAACGCGTGCTCAATCCCGGTGCATCCGGATACTCGGACCTGGCTGTAGGAGCAGACGGAACCATTTACTGTTTATACGAAACCAATAATTCACCAGGAAAGGATTTTAAATACACCCTGGTGTTACAGAGCTTCAATATCGATTGGCTCACCAACGGAAAAGACAGGTTAAAAAAATAA